The following DNA comes from Oreochromis niloticus isolate F11D_XX linkage group LG23, O_niloticus_UMD_NMBU, whole genome shotgun sequence.
gtgttttcttgtctttttaaactgtgtgtggGGCTACAAAAATAAGAGTTTCATCCAACAGTTGAACTTCACAAAGAAATGTAGCACATTCAGCTACTGTCAACCGAGTACATTTAAAGATGTATAGCTCTTAAAATCTTTTCATCACTTATTACCTAAGATGTTGAAAATAATCATAGCAGTTCTACAAAATTGGTtggttttaaatgtatttttttggaCAGCTGAGACATAACTGGCTGAATACTTACTTTTATTTGGATTTAATTTCTGCCTCCATAAACTGCTCATTTGAGGTCAAAGGGCCCTGGCGACTGTTACTATATCACCCTGTTACCAAGGCAAGTGTCATATGTACTTTGCACTATGTGAAAAGATCTGGCATATATGTGCAGCCTGGTGCCAGGAGTTGGTGGACTATTGGCAAAAAGACTGCACATCCTGCACTGATCACATACAATTTTTTAGGTTCTACACCACCTTTGTAAGATTTTGAGGAAAGAACCCATGATAAGTCTTCATAGTCAAATCCTACTTCTTAAAATGGACTTTGAATCCAAATCTAACCAAGGCTTTAAAAGTATTGCCTTTTGTGTCTTACCTTCTCAACGGTCAGTTCTGCTTGGCAAACTTTAAGAAGAATGTTtacatatatttacattttcaggTTCTAATTTGACAGGATGCAGACCATCTCTCAAACTGAAAAatgccttcattttttttagtgttcaaccttctttttttcataCAGCTGTTGGCAAATCACAGGACGGCTCATCACTGCTGAGATCAGCACTGGCCAATGAGCGGGCCAAAACTAACACATGGGGTAATAACAACctcacaaacagcttctttTATCTTGCAATCAAAGCAACCttgctctgtctgtctgctgttAATTTGCAATCATCTCTTTCCCTTGAGCTTACAGGCAGCTTCCAGTGAAATTAGCACTAAAGGTTTTTTTCCACAGGAATGGCTGCTCAATCCAGGAGTATCACCTTCACGCACATTTCATCTGGTGTTTGCATGCAGCACACAATCTTCCAGTTATCAAAAACTCATCAGCATCTTCGATGACTGGTTTCTCAAGATTGTGAGCGCTTAAAGAATCATCTTGGTCCCATCATGctcatttgttcatttattcCATAAATTCAATGACATCAGATTTAATGGTCCATCACTAACGATGCTGCACAGGGCTGCTGCAAGCTCGCTTGTCTGCCAACACAGATAAAGGTCAAATCAGACTGTAACACAGGCCGTGCAACTGTTTTTGATCTTTTAGGTCaaggaaacaaaagaaatctCACTCCATCGCTGCCCTTGCAGCCCTACAACCCAGCAGCTACCACAGTTACCGGATCCATGAGGCCTGCATCGAGAAACCCTCTCTTTCCCTTCTCTAATGGCTTCAGACAGCCCCACTCCCCCTCCTCTAGATCGAGTAACTCATCCCCAACTTCAGGGAAACTTGGGGGTAATCCTCCTTGTACCTGTTTCTTTTATGTTCACTTTGCTGCTTTCCTGTCTTTTACTGTCCAAGGGGAAAATGTTTTGATAGGCTAAGCCATTAAATATATCTAATTTCAAGTACTCAAGTTTAAGTTTGACTTTTCTTTTCAAGTCAAATTGTAGTTACACTCAAATGCAAATTTGATGGAAAAATACTTACAGGCTTATTGATTATATTTCTCTCTTGTTCAAGATTCTAAAATCAAGATGATGAAAAATTGATACCAAAAAGAACTGAAATATCAAATATACCTACTGtttacccatatggaaaagaaataggaaaaacttGTATAAGACTTGCATCTGCTTTAGCttgcttcatatagtgaatcatatcaggcttatatgatttactcatgaaagtggccactttctcattactttcatatattgttttaggaagtatccaaaacatacaagtttcatttatataatttttcaagggatcttatatctgttttctctcttgtatgcttttcatacaagtttcacacaagacagatacaaactttataagatttatatatatcttttccatatgggtaggTTGTAGAATCTTGAGATATTCTAATCAACACTCTTGTGGACTCATTATCTTCCAGTTTCCCATCTATTGTTACTGTCTGAGACATTTTGGGGGTTTCTGCAATGGTTTTCTGTGCCACTATTCTTTCAATTTTAAGAAAGAATTTCTTATGTGTCTCAACACTGTTTCGCATTTCATCACCCTTCAACACAATTTTACTTTTGCCTTTTTTCTGATTTAAATGCTGTgaaacttcatttttttttaactgttggcTGCTAAATGAACCTTTCAGGTGAACAACCACACAAGTCCGTTAAAAGCTTTGTCTAAAAGGTTAATAGATCAACTAGTGGGATTTTATATTGCTTCCAGAATAAATAATGCAGATTAAGTTTTATCTTTGGTTCATAACTGATCCATGACAAGAATTAAGGAATTCTGTACAGTTAAGGAAATGGACGAATGTTGGTCCAAATAGTCAAGacaagtaaaaacaaatatgatTTATTTGGTTAGAAAAGGACTTGGTTGATTGTCCTCGTATCAGGTTCAGTTTTCAGAGACAGTTTCTTTCCCTTCATAACACTCAGTTTTCTCCCAACAGTAAATGGACAACCACACCGGGGCATTTCCCCACCTAAACCGGCCATATGGTCCCGACCTCGATTGGGTAAAAAAGACcttgtttgtctttctgtgtttcatCATTAACCCTTCACtcgcttttgcagcattttcacCTCCACTGCAGCTCTTGTTGGTGTTTTTTGTGTCCATCCATTTTTTATTAATACTTTAATGTCCATGcactattcatccatccatccatctgtttgTCCACCATTGGTCTGTCCATCTGTGTTGTCTTTTTGTCCCATGTTCGCTGCCTCAAGACAGTTTTGAGCAAAGCTTCAGTCAGAGAGACTTAACTAATCAAGCCGATGGAGATGCTTGATTATGTGAGTTGGTTACTTAAGCTCAGCAGCTGATTGTGTCCCTCTGTGTTCTACAAGTTGTTGGTGGTGGGGAGTATTTAACCATCTGGTTTAAGATTGTGGTTGGGGAAACTGTAGCAAATTCAGAGACCTGAGACCTCTTCAGCTCTTTGGGTGCTGGGCTAAAAAACATTTCACTGCTTCACTGTTTCACTGCTTTGCtctaataaccatgtagaaTATTTcccaaaacattttaattattcCTCAGAACCAGACATTAAACTCTGGATCTATTAAACTCTGACCAGTTTGAAATAATGTATATTTTCTTGGATGAACTCCATCTGGAGATGAAAATGGTCAGATAATACACTAAGGTCACTGAAAAAGTTTGTTTGTGGACGTATGcttaaatattgtgttttacaaAAGTATTGAATAATGAAGCTATTTGTTGTCTGCAGGATTGACtattgattttttaaaactttggcCATTTACCCACAATTGAAACTTTTTTTATGCTACCGcacagtttttgcagtttttggGAACATTAGCATgatggttttttaaaaaagctgtgTGTAGTTTAAATAGTGTTTCCAGAGTTATAATCTAAAGAAAAGAGTCTGTTATTTgctgaaaatgataaaaaaaaaaaatatgacagaaaataatcTGTCAAGTTTATTATCAATTAGAATCCCTTTTCTGAAACTGGCCTTTTAAGTTTATAGAGAAATAtctaaaaaatatacatataaggCATCAATGTTATTGGGAGTGTTGTTACTCTTTTAGATAAAGTAATGCTTCTAAAATGTAACTTAGATAATGAGAGCTGGTGTAGTGGAGTGTTATTACTGGCTCAGACCTGCCTACACATGTTGAGCTTTACTCTGTACTTTGATATAATAGTAGTTATAATAGTTGCTATATGGGGTCTCTGTCAAACTTAATaccagtattttatttgtagtgtttgCTTTACTTTCTGATGATTTGAAGTAGTTTCCAACCCAACTAGGAAAGAAAATAGTCCTTTTGCTGCAACAATTACTTTAATAGGTTTAACAAGTTGTTGGCACAAACTGGCTGCAATATTTATTTGGAATATGAACTAAAGTACCAATGAAGGGAAAATATGagaaaactgtttttcttttcatttgtctTCTGAGGAAAATAagcatattttttgttttttgtattagcAAAAGTTAGGCCACCTTCAGAACCCAGAATTGAAACCCGGTCAGATCACACGTTACAAAAGCTTACAGTGAATTATACAGTTAATGATTTACATTGTGCATGGTGTCATGGTGGGCATGGTCTTCCTGTCCAGTATGCATGAGCTGGTTTTGGTGTCACCAGTTTTCTAGTTTtgatgttttgtcttttgtatgtTAACACCCAGAAACCACTGATCTATGACTTTTTGACAGAAACTTAAAAATGCAAAACCGAAAAATGGCCAAGGCGTCTCAGGGCTTTATATCAGTATTAAATACAGACTCCAGTTTTAATCGCAGTGCCTCTCCTGCTGCAGTGAACAACTCATTGCTGGAGGAAAAGAAGTCTGAACTCCCTGAAGTGTTTGGTCGTTCGGGTCCCACCACAGAAGAGCGGCTTTATGGTTGGTAACGGCATGAATTTCATTTGTCTGCACCCAAAACTTGCCCATGCCGTGTGCTGACTGCCGCTCCGGTTGCTCTACATCGCCAAGACTGCATGGTTTGGTGGTGTTACATGTCCAGAAACAAATCTTTAGAAGGACCATGAAGGAAAATACTGGCCGTCAGCTTGAAAGTTTTGGCCAAAGGCTTTGGAAAGTATGCGCTCCCCTGATCGTTAGCTTACTTTTACAGAACCTCACTTTGCAGAGCTTTGCGCTTTTTCTCACCACAGAAATTAAAGGAGGAGACTGTTTCTAATTAGCCTGTGATGAACCTGGCATCTGGATTGGACCTTTGgtattattttaaaagttttctGTCCAGGGTCCAAATGCTTCAGCTTGTGCTTCTTGCCTGATTGCGAGTGCGATGAGCTTCAGACATCTTGCTGCAGAGATGCCATGTTTAGAAAACCCTCACGCGAACCAGGACAGCATGGCGTGCATTGGACAGTTTTCACCAGAATGTAGAAACCtctgtttgctttttattttagaattatttgtgtgtgaaaaaaaatcataccaatatttatttaatctaGTTCTGTATTGTAATCATGAGGCATTTCTGAACATAGGCTATAATTATAGCACAGTTTCCACTCTGACCTTCCAATATAATGATCCTTTGAGAACACTGTACCTCTTGTGGTTTGTTGACAAGCCTCCTAATTTATGTCCAAGAATAATACAAGGTTTACCCAAGTAAGCAAAATATCTCTATGAAGCCTAACCAATTTTAACCAAACTTCATGTCAAACAACAGCAAACATTCATACAGGCAGCCCCTCATACATATTTACATGCAACTGATTGAAAGGAATGCATCTGTGTTGTTTCATGTTACGAGCTAACATGTTTCAGGACTCCATCATCTTTCATGTTCCTAGCTTTGCATTTATTCTATTTAGTTTTGGAACCGAGTCAATTCCTTGATTGTGAAGAATTTTGGCTTCTGCTTAAATAAGAGGAAAGGGGGCAGGGGTGGGGTGTAATTGGCTGCAGGCTCTGGACTTTagtcagaaaaacacaaaagatcTTGTGGGATTACAAggaatttttcatgttttaaggTTCATTTGGCATTTGGAAATGGGTAGGGAGTTCTACCTTAGCTGAAAAAATGGATTTTCCAAGAGATTAGACAGCACCTGGCTAGAAAATAGATCCAAAGTGGCTGTTAAAGCTTTATTTTTACCTTATGTAGAGCGATACTGTCCACAGACTACAGAACAAGCCTGAATCTGATCTAAAGCAGAGACATTCCCATCAAGTAATACTTCAGAAAATTATTGCAGCACTTTATATTAATAGTAGTAAAAGAAATGAGAAATGATTGTACATGAAATAGACCCTTTAATGCAAAAAGTCACAAATGCAGAGATGGTTTGGATCAGGACAGTAAAATAAAGGCTGATAAGAGGTTATAAAAagataatgtttttgtttctttcaggaTCTCCTGCTCGTCCAGCCATACAGATCAACAAGAAGCCAAATTTGGTTGGAAAACCTGGAGAAATGGGTAGGAACTCAATAAGAAAAACAATCAACTTTGTCTACACCCTTGTTTAACTGCGACATTTATAGTTTTCTGAAggttgaactgtttttgtttacatattttccATCAGACAAAGTTAACAACTTCAAACAGAATGATAAACTGCCAGTCCTGAAACCCAAAGTACCAGCAGTGACCGCCAAGCCGATCAAACAAGAACGGAAACAGACCACAACTGCTACACCAACAACTACTGGTACAAAGATTTCCACTTGGCAATCAAGTAGTAGTCATCAGCCCAGTTTCGTCCAGTTTACCACATGCATACTGCAATTTAAGACAATTTTCTCCTGCTTATTATGAAATGTTTTGCTAGTTTAACCAAATGCATGTGATCAATGATTGAACATGAAGTCTGTTTACAATATGCTGCCAAATGGAGCCTTGCTGGGCACTTTAAAAGTTTTCATGCCAGTCACTGCTTTCTTTGAAAAAAGCTTTTggaaaatatagtattttttaaCTATATACTCACTCCCAAAAGAaacccacaaaaacaaaacaaagaaaaaaaatattttcatggacaTGCACAATATGCACAAAATATCACAAACCAGCTCACAAGAAGTAGACATACCTTCTTGTaatattttgctttgtttacaAAAAATGTTGCACATAGAAGGAAGGTCATTTTTTCCACAAGGTTTATTCTTGAAATGAGACATTTTGTGTTGCGTTTCTTCTTTCAGCACCTCGACAGGAGTCATGGGAGGAGTCAGATCTTTTTAAATCACAGCCATCCTCTGAGATTGACGCCATGGGCAAGAAACGTTACGTAGGTAAGCTGAAATGGTCACTTTAGCAGGTTATTGGGTTTTACCATATAGCGACACAGAGATCAAACCAAGCATTTTTTGTTCCAGCTCCAATTACATACACAAAGTGAACCTCAAACCCCATTGATACTTATGCTTTACATTTGCTTTCTACAGCACCTCATGTCATCTACAAAACTGGAAAGAAACCAGACGAGCCTTGCTCCATTACCTCTTCCCTCAACTACTTCCCCGAAGATGAACCCAGTGAGACTAATGTGACATCACCACCAAAGACTCCACCCTCCAACCTCACTGTGGTGACAGTGGAGGGATGCCCATCTTTCATCATCTTGGACTGGGAGAAGACTGACAATGAAACCACTGGTACTTATTGGCTGAATTTTTATTGCAGCAGCCCAACAAAAAAACCTGAATGAAATTGAAACTCTTTGGTGACTAACCTATAACACTCATGGTGGTTTTAGCTGTGTTTTATCACGATTCTGTTGGTCATGGCCTAATTCTGTCATCCTCTTCTCAGAGTACGAAGTCATCTCCACTGCTAAAGGACCAGATGGAGAACAGGTTTCCATCCTGACTACAAACCAGACTCATACTGCCGTAGAGAACCTCAAACCCGAGAGCAGGTAAGTTCTACCTAAATTAGTTTTCTTTCTTCAAGTTTATTTTTCATGAAGTTGAAGTCAAAGTCAATTTCTAAACTGTAGAATTTGAGATTGGAAATCGACCAGCCTTGTGTTCCATGTGCAAATTTTCACAGCCTAGCATCAGGGGTTATCTGCAGATTTATTTACCATGATTTCATGTTATGAGATTGATTTGCTGTGTAGCCAAGAGAACCAGTCCATTTGTAGGCTacacagaagaaagagaagacatgaaaaatgtgaaaacagtCCAAACCAAACCAGTTCATTACAATAAAGCAGGTTTATACATATTAATCTCTGGATGTTAAGTGTTTCTGCACCTCAGATCTGACTGAACATCTGCTAGTTGGCGTTGCAGCCATTTCATTCAGCTGTTCAAACAACCCAAGTCAGTTGAGCCCAGTAAAATAAGCAGAGCATCTGTTACGCTTGCTGACGCTTTAACGAGCCGCGATGTGGGAAAGCTATTTGGTGTGAAGGAAGGTGGTTAGAAATGAAGTCTGGCCCATGGCAAGTCTGGACTCCAGCAAAACCATATGAAAGTAAAGAGCTGTGAGCAGAGGTCATGGTTTTCACTGTCATGCACGGGTTGCATGATGCTTGTGACTGTCCAAGCTTATAAAACCTGTTTTAATAGTCAGTTgtgtaactttgacacagtataaaagaacagaaaacaataGTTGTTGTATTGTCTTTTACAGACCTAGAGGAAATGGTTAAGGAGAAATCCTTTGCTACAGTAAAATCACTATTATTAACAAGTAGCTTCAAAGTAATTTGTTAATAATTCCTTAAAAGTGtataatcaataaaaaataaaggtaGTCTATCCAGAGAAATGTAGTGTTAGAATATATTAGTACTTTAACTGTTTTGGGCTGagctgatttttttaattttattttttagtttacTTTGATAAATTATAGTTCTCAATAAGATTTTGCAGTATAGTTCATACCTACTTGAAGGACTGCTTGAGAACCACAATGAAGTACTACATTTTCTTTGTACTTTGTGGCATCTGAGTTTGCTGTGTCATCTTTGAAAATGTTATGACTCTGTTCCTGATTATGTATTATTGTAATGCTATATTTCCCTCCATTTTTTAGTTACGAGTTCAAGGTGAAGCCAAGGAATGAGCTGGGCTCAGGTCCTCCCAGTGAACCAGTGACCTTCAACACAGAGTCAGGTACATTCCTGCTCAACTCAAACTATGCCTGTCTTTAGATCATGCATAAGCCAAAGCAGCTGCAGTCAAACTTAAACTCCAGGACCTCTCCATGACTTCAAATGTTTTAGACAACAAGTAAAAATGCTCCAAACTTTCCGCTCATCAGTTAAGACTAATGTTCACCCTCAGCAGCAGCTACTGTTTCTGCCCATTTCAAATCCACTTAGCAGGAATTGCAACTCATTGCAAATGTATAATTAATTACCACTATTGTATAAAGGTAATTTCCTGCTAGAAATGTATCATAATGTGAGACTTGAGACTTCACTCCTAAATGCCTGCAAAATACAATTCATCAGTTATGCAGTCATCCATAACTGGACTTTACTGATAGAATTACTAACAATTCATTGATTTAGTTGGTTtttaaaagctgacatccaggatattgatttttttcaaacattGCATGAGTGAATTGATATCTTATATTTCAAACACAGAGAAATAATTAAATGTTCTGCTTCACTGATTTAGATGATGATGAAGGTTGCTGCTCACGTTATAAGAAGGCACTCCTGCATCAATGTGCAGTATCAGTTATGCTTTCTTTATATAAGCTGTTAAGACCCTGTTGTTATTCTTTCTTTAGCGGACCCCAGAGTGAGTGAGAACGTTTCAGGTAAATTAACATCCACCTTATGTCCACATGGTTATAAGAAAAGCCTTTGTTTAAAGGTAGaaagttatatttatttttctgtacaGGAAAAGATGCCATCTGGACTCAGTTCCCCTTCAAGACAGACTCATACTCTGACTGCCATGGCAAACAGTATGTGAAGAGGACCTGGTACCGCAAGTTTGTTGGTGTACAGCTATGCAACTCACTTAGGTACAAGATCTACCTGAGTGAAACACTCAATGGTAAGTACACATGTTGAATTTATTGCCCACTTTCACAGGGAAACTGATCCCAGATCTGATCTGTTTCTCTATATTTCCCCTTATAGGTAAATTCTACAATATTGGAGATCAGACTGGCTTTGGTGAGGATCACTGTCAGTTCGTTGACTCATTCCTGGATGGGCGAACGGGCAGACAGCTCAGAGCTGACCAGCTCCCGTCCAGACAAGGTATAAGCTTTATTTCAGTTTTCCTGAATTTTCCTGAGCTCCTTAGAGAGCatgcattttttggacattaAGATCCAGTATACTGCATGGTTTGtcttaaaaaatagaaaatagttATACCTGTACttacatttcaattcaattcagtgttttttatacagcaccaaatcacaacaacagtcgcctcaaggcgcttttaATTGTAAgctagaccctacaataatacatacagagaccggttggggtgagacaTAACAGACAAATATAAAACAGCTACATTTAAATCCAATGTGACACCCACTTCTGGAGTATGTCATTGTCTTTGATGCCCATCTAGAATAAGAGTTCAGAAACCAGAGAGGACATTTTAGAATCTCTTAGTTTTTCCATTTCCTTTAGAATCACAATCATTCATTCAGTATTAGATGTctgtacatttttattacaCTAAATAGGAAATTCTGCCGCTCCTAATCGGGCACTTTGATACAAATTAGATGAATGTATCAGATTTAAAATATGTTCCTCATCACGTATTGTTCTTTTTTGTCCAGGTTTCTACAGAGCATTGCGTCAAGAACCTGTCCACTTTGGAGAAATAGGAGGACATTCCCATGTCAACTACGTCTCATGGTATGAGTGTGGAACACCCATTCCTGGCAAGTGGTAGACGAACAGAGGCCTATGATGGGATTTATTACCAAAGCTTGGATGGCTAAGTCGTGCCTCTGAATTCTCTCAACCATGTTACCCAGTGCTGTAAAAAATGTACAGGACATACCTGTCAGGGACTTTGTAAGGAGAgagcatttttcaaaaaatgatatAGCAAACATGcctcatttttaatatttatctaGCAGCAAGGCTAAAGTGATGTTAGAACATGAAGATACATAGAGGTATTGTTCCTCAGACTCATGCtagatatattttattttgtgttgaaATAATGGGAAGCTGGCTCCCTGGATTACTATTTTCATAACTTGTGAGATGTTATTTATCAAAAGGTCTTTGATTGCATTGCTTCACGAGGGCCACAGATGGGAATTCACAGgagctatttttttaaagaaatgtcaTAAAAAGTAATTCAAGCGAGAGGTTTTAAAAGATACCATCCTGCTTCACATTCATCCACCGGCAACTGGCAGTCACCCATATCACCAGTCTTTAACCAATGCTTCACTAGTTAGTGTGGAAAATATAAACAGCATAATGTGTGATAAATTTACTGGATATCAGCAATGAGAAAcctattttaaacattaaaagtaaataaagtatttgataatataaatgctaaataaTGTACTTTCTGCTCTGAAAGGCACCCCAAAAATACAGTAAGGTGATATTTTTCGGGAACTAAGTTAGCATTGTAGGTTAGCTAATCCAGCTTTGTGAATCTGCTGTTCTGTAATTAATTTTCATTATTAATTAATCTGCCAGTTATTTTTGATTAGCCAAATtagtcataaaaaataaaaaagtaaaaaatagcCCAGCCAATTTC
Coding sequences within:
- the abi3bpb gene encoding ABI family, member 3 (NESH) binding protein b isoform X1, with the translated sequence MAGIAPLLRVLLLLLEGTTLLSGIPAQRIRVRRQNMKVRINATGDTIVMKFVRPSPDVKLEGYILGYGSSMFSKQFIQLPENGQPYETEMDAEPKYLVAVQPIPANDVKKHCTGKVNLEKPLHLVIGSISPTAVLLSWGNYLKTPYEGNIMNECLEDGFYTIRYRERNRNWIYQTCPTSDTVIDNLKPNTPYEFGVRSNKDDRSGTWSKPVIHNTSMGNKNRQKSYKPRNNPPIKLGTPLFAPRYALHNGTGPRTPTLFKNPGFPGAPRTSFAPPESQQETIPVPGSSEPKFPHVSPEKGNTIRNNTTQPADIPTPALPKLLSTKAPHANITAVLLTKLASRGDSIHVQTTKAPTSAPEKPRNPTAVGKSQDGSSLLRSALANERAKTNTWGQGNKRNLTPSLPLQPYNPAATTVTGSMRPASRNPLFPFSNGFRQPHSPSSRSSNSSPTSGKLGVNGQPHRGISPPKPAIWSRPRLVNNSLLEEKKSELPEVFGRSGPTTEERLYGSPARPAIQINKKPNLVGKPGEMDKVNNFKQNDKLPVLKPKVPAVTAKPIKQERKQTTTATPTTTAPRQESWEESDLFKSQPSSEIDAMGKKRYVAPHVIYKTGKKPDEPCSITSSLNYFPEDEPSETNVTSPPKTPPSNLTVVTVEGCPSFIILDWEKTDNETTEYEVISTAKGPDGEQVSILTTNQTHTAVENLKPESSYEFKVKPRNELGSGPPSEPVTFNTESADPRVSENVSGKDAIWTQFPFKTDSYSDCHGKQYVKRTWYRKFVGVQLCNSLRYKIYLSETLNGKFYNIGDQTGFGEDHCQFVDSFLDGRTGRQLRADQLPSRQGFYRALRQEPVHFGEIGGHSHVNYVSWYECGTPIPGKW
- the abi3bpb gene encoding ABI family, member 3 (NESH) binding protein b isoform X2 — encoded protein: MAGIAPLLRVLLLLLEGTTLLSGIPAQRIRVRRQNMKVRINATGDTIVMKFVRPSPDVKLEGYILGYGSSMFSKQFIQLPENGQPYETEMDAEPKYLVAVQPIPANDVKKHCTGKVNLEKPLHLVIGSISPTAVLLSWGNYLKTPYEGNIMNECLEDGFYTIRYRERNRNWIYQTCPTSDTVIDNLKPNTPYEFGVRSNKDDRSGTWSKPVIHNTSMGNKNRQKSYKPRNNPPIKLGTPLFAPRYALHNGTGPRTPTLFKNPGFPGAPRTSFEKGNTIRNNTTQPADIPTPALPKLLSTKAPHANITAVLLTKLASRGDSIHVQTTKAPTSAPEKPRNPTAVGKSQDGSSLLRSALANERAKTNTWGQGNKRNLTPSLPLQPYNPAATTVTGSMRPASRNPLFPFSNGFRQPHSPSSRSSNSSPTSGKLGVNGQPHRGISPPKPAIWSRPRLVNNSLLEEKKSELPEVFGRSGPTTEERLYGSPARPAIQINKKPNLVGKPGEMDKVNNFKQNDKLPVLKPKVPAVTAKPIKQERKQTTTATPTTTAPRQESWEESDLFKSQPSSEIDAMGKKRYVAPHVIYKTGKKPDEPCSITSSLNYFPEDEPSETNVTSPPKTPPSNLTVVTVEGCPSFIILDWEKTDNETTEYEVISTAKGPDGEQVSILTTNQTHTAVENLKPESSYEFKVKPRNELGSGPPSEPVTFNTESADPRVSENVSGKDAIWTQFPFKTDSYSDCHGKQYVKRTWYRKFVGVQLCNSLRYKIYLSETLNGKFYNIGDQTGFGEDHCQFVDSFLDGRTGRQLRADQLPSRQGFYRALRQEPVHFGEIGGHSHVNYVSWYECGTPIPGKW
- the abi3bpb gene encoding ABI family, member 3 (NESH) binding protein b isoform X4 yields the protein MAGIAPLLRVLLLLLEGTTLLSGIPAQRIRVRRQNMKVRINATGDTIVMKFVRPSPDVKLEGYILGYGSSMFSKQFIQLPENGQPYETEMDAEPKYLVAVQPIPANDVKKHCTGKVNLEKPLHLVIGSISPTAVLLSWGNYLKTPYEGNIMNECLEDGFYTIRYRERNRNWIYQTCPTSDTVIDNLKPNTPYEFGVRSNKDDRSGTWSKPVIHNTSMGNKNRQKSYKPRNNPPIKLGTPLFAPRYALHNGTGPRTPTLFKNPGFPGAPRTSFAPPESQQETIPVPGSSEPKFPHVSPEKGNTIRNNTTQPADIPTPALPKLLSTKAPHANITAVLLTKLASRGDSIHVQTTKAPTSAPEKPRNPTAVGKSQDGSSLLRSALANERAKTNTWGQGNKRNLTPSLPLQPYNPAATTVTGSMRPASRNPLFPFSNGFRQPHSPSSRSSNSSPTSGKLGVNGQPHRGISPPKPAIWSRPRLGSPARPAIQINKKPNLVGKPGEMDKVNNFKQNDKLPVLKPKVPAVTAKPIKQERKQTTTATPTTTAPRQESWEESDLFKSQPSSEIDAMGKKRYVAPHVIYKTGKKPDEPCSITSSLNYFPEDEPSETNVTSPPKTPPSNLTVVTVEGCPSFIILDWEKTDNETTEYEVISTAKGPDGEQVSILTTNQTHTAVENLKPESSYEFKVKPRNELGSGPPSEPVTFNTESADPRVSENVSGKDAIWTQFPFKTDSYSDCHGKQYVKRTWYRKFVGVQLCNSLRYKIYLSETLNGKFYNIGDQTGFGEDHCQFVDSFLDGRTGRQLRADQLPSRQGFYRALRQEPVHFGEIGGHSHVNYVSWYECGTPIPGKW
- the abi3bpb gene encoding ABI family, member 3 (NESH) binding protein b isoform X5: MAGIAPLLRVLLLLLEGTTLLSGIPAQRIRVRRQNMKVRINATGDTIVMKFVRPSPDVKLEGYILGYGSSMFSKQFIQLPENGQPYETEMDAEPKYLVAVQPIPANDVKKHCTGKVNLEKPLHLVIGSISPTAVLLSWGNYLKTPYEGNIMNECLEDGFYTIRYRERNRNWIYQTCPTSDTVIDNLKPNTPYEFGVRSNKDDRSGTWSKPVIHNTSMGNKNRQKSYKPRNNPPIKLGTPLFAPRYALHNGTGPRTPTLFKNPGFPGAPRTSFAVGKSQDGSSLLRSALANERAKTNTWGQGNKRNLTPSLPLQPYNPAATTVTGSMRPASRNPLFPFSNGFRQPHSPSSRSSNSSPTSGKLGVNGQPHRGISPPKPAIWSRPRLVNNSLLEEKKSELPEVFGRSGPTTEERLYGSPARPAIQINKKPNLVGKPGEMDKVNNFKQNDKLPVLKPKVPAVTAKPIKQERKQTTTATPTTTAPRQESWEESDLFKSQPSSEIDAMGKKRYVAPHVIYKTGKKPDEPCSITSSLNYFPEDEPSETNVTSPPKTPPSNLTVVTVEGCPSFIILDWEKTDNETTEYEVISTAKGPDGEQVSILTTNQTHTAVENLKPESSYEFKVKPRNELGSGPPSEPVTFNTESADPRVSENVSGKDAIWTQFPFKTDSYSDCHGKQYVKRTWYRKFVGVQLCNSLRYKIYLSETLNGKFYNIGDQTGFGEDHCQFVDSFLDGRTGRQLRADQLPSRQGFYRALRQEPVHFGEIGGHSHVNYVSWYECGTPIPGKW